ACTGTGACCACAGTTAGGTGGGAgccacaggtggagaaggccCGGCGTCTCCCATCAGCAGTACGAATCTTGAGGATGGCATGGACTATGTTGGCATAGGAGAGCAGGATCAGCATGAAGCAACTGGCGGCCACTACCCCAATGTCCACAAAGGTCACAAGTTCATTGACAGTGGTGTCAGCACAGGCCAGTCTCAACACTGCTGGGATGTCACAGATAAAATAATCCACCTGGTTGGGCCCACAGTAGGGCAGGCGGAAGGTCAAGGTGACCTGTATAGAGCCATGGATGGAGCCAGCCACCCAAGCTCCAGACACAAGGATGGTGCATAACCTGCCATTCATGAGCAGTGGGTAGCGCAGGGGCTGGCATATTGCCAGGTATCTGTCATAGGCCATCAAGGTGTAGAGGAAGCACTGAGTGCTGCCCAGGAAGTGAAAGAAATAAAGCTGAGCCACACAGCCACCAAATGGGATAGACTTGCTAGCAGGAGTAAAATCCAAAATAAGTCTTGGAACTATGACGGAAGAGAGCCACATGTCCAGGAATGACAGCACtcccagaagaatgtacatgggaCGTGCATGGAGCTTCGGGTCAGCCCACACTGTGAGCAGAATGAGCAGGTTCCCCAGCTGGGTCAGGATGTAAATGATGAAGAAGACCAGG
This region of Callospermophilus lateralis isolate mCalLat2 chromosome 3, mCalLat2.hap1, whole genome shotgun sequence genomic DNA includes:
- the Or10g2 gene encoding olfactory receptor 10G2, whose product is MRRNKNTSLDTTVTDFIILGLPHPPNLRILLFLVFFIIYILTQLGNLLILLTVWADPKLHARPMYILLGVLSFLDMWLSSVIVPRLILDFTPASKSIPFGGCVAQLYFFHFLGSTQCFLYTLMAYDRYLAICQPLRYPLLMNGRLCTILVSGAWVAGSIHGSIQVTLTFRLPYCGPNQVDYFICDIPAVLRLACADTTVNELVTFVDIGVVAASCFMLILLSYANIVHAILKIRTADGRRRAFSTCGSHLTVVTVYYVPCIFIYLRAGSKSPLDGAVAVFYTVVTPLLNPLIYTLRNQEVKSALKRITAGRGTVNENK